From the Drosophila innubila isolate TH190305 unplaced genomic scaffold, UK_Dinn_1.0 78_U_U, whole genome shotgun sequence genome, the window GCGCCTAAAACACTGGGCAACATCTTCCTATGGTTCTCCCTCATCCTGGGCAATGGCATTCTCATCTCACTCTATGCCATGGAGTATTATGCGAAACGCAACTGTGATCTGCCCTACGAAAGTTGGTCGGATTACCTAAAGCCCGCAATGTGGCGTTGTTATCATTAAAAACATGGCTCATCGGATTATACTCGAACtacttttaatttgtacaCTTTGGCGtacgttttatattttaagtgaataaatcTAATGTACAAATCTTCTtgtaaatgcttttaaattgtaacaATATATCAAATGAAATCTTATTTTACATCAATGTGAATGATGGTTAACTCTCGATCTTATCAAATACTGTATAAtcttaacaatattattttttagcctCTGGCCAATCAACTTGGTCTCACTatgcacacacattcacattatTGGCgctgctggttgttgttgctggcaataTCGATGTCTCCTTATCCTCGTCCACGCGCTTCCGTCGAAATAGGATGACATGTGGTTCCGGGGCATGCATCATATAGTGCACCCAACCTGGACTCTGCTGTACGCCCAGATTGCGCCATTCCGTCTCTGTCATTAGGTGGGACTTGGGTACATGTTTGGCCAGATCAGCTGGTAGAATTACGTGCCTGCAAGCGGTAACGTTTACAT encodes:
- the LOC117793278 gene encoding cyclin-dependent kinases regulatory subunit is translated as MPADQIQYSEKYFDDKFEYRHVILPADLAKHVPKSHLMTETEWRNLGVQQSPGWVHYMMHAPEPHVILFRRKRVDEDKETSILPATTTSSANNVNVCA